The Impatiens glandulifera chromosome 3, dImpGla2.1, whole genome shotgun sequence genome contains a region encoding:
- the LOC124930994 gene encoding uncharacterized protein LOC124930994, with amino-acid sequence MDFWQKARNFAEEAAKKSQELTMEAAKRSQELTIGSSKFSDIVSEASKRSKEIAAEASKRADQIKSEASKRAEQIKSEAIKRADMIKSQLPSAAVLSSFVDSSSSSSSSSLSSPAVESEEDLKKDLEKFGITDELREFVKGITMNTFRDFPLEDDSEMANTPTLSNIRQDLSKWQEKHAKLVLSAVKEISKLRYELCPRIMKERKFWRIYFILVGSHVSPYEKRHINEEEEKEKEAAKSVEEVKHEEEAKGSSKAEPDGVNQKSKRTTSIDQDLDVFLLGDDVGDSDGGTGSADKDFDDDFDKL; translated from the exons ATGGATTTCTGGCAGAAAGCTCGTAACTTCGCCGAGGAGGCTGCCAAGAAATCTCAGGAGCTAACAATGGAAGCAGCAAAGCGCTCTCAAGAACTTACAATAGGATCTTCAAAATTCTCCGACATTGTCTCCGAAGCCAGCAAACGCTCCAAGGAAATTGCCGCTGAGGCGTCCAAACGCGCTGACCAGATCAAGTCCGAGGCTTCCAAACGAGCCGAACAGATCAAGTCCGAAGCTATCAAACGCGCCGACATGATCAAGTCTCAGCTTCCATCAGCCGCTGTACTATCTTCTTTCGTCGATTCGTCTTCTTCGTCCTCCTCGTCGTCGTTGTCGTCTCCGGCGGTTGAGTCGGAAGAGGATCTAAAGAAGGATCTAGAGAAGTTTGGGATTACAGATGAGTTGAGGGAGTTCGTCAAGGGCATTACAATGAACACGTTTCGAGATTTTCCACTTGAAG ATGATTCGGAGATGGCAAACACTCCCACCCTGTCAAATATTAGGCAGGATCTTTCAAAATGGCAAGAAAAACACGCCAAACTTGTTCTTTCAGCAGTCAAG GAAATTTCCAAGTTAAGGTATGAGTTATGCCCACGTATCATGAAGGAAAGGAAGTTTTGGAGGATATACTTCATTCTTGTGGGTAGTCATGTTTCTCC ATATGAGAAGCGTCatataaatgaagaagaagaaaaagaaaaagaggcAGCTAAATCTGTCGAAGAAGTGAAACATGAAGAAGAAGCGAAAGGATCTTCGAAAGCAGAACCGGATGGGGTGAATCAGAAGAGTAAAAGAACAACCTCGATTGATCAAGATCTAGATGTATTTCTACTTGGAGATGATGTAGGTGACAGTGATGGAGGAACAG GTAGCGCAGACAAGGATTTTGACGATGATTTTGACAAGCTATAG